A stretch of the Erpetoichthys calabaricus chromosome 3, fErpCal1.3, whole genome shotgun sequence genome encodes the following:
- the LOC114648865 gene encoding SLIT and NTRK-like protein 6 — MKASLFLCTLLLMPPPLPTNKSCTSDKDPDNRARVTCVKGGLTAVPSSLPDTTEVLILHFNSFTTISWEVFAGFPQLFELDLSHNHISLLEKGNPPSVGPGDGGVSSWNLGKLAKLHLVNNSISTLAEDIFQPFPNLMELFLSGNKIKIFPEQIFNGLNMLEKLDISSNSIKVLPADLINHLPKLKHFDVQDNQMQILPDGFFPDREIPYVFLGGNHWFCSCKMEYLRNWVEEQSHNIYMLTNGSIENSPESVFCSGPARLQKHEVQNLENSDICPADDIVEPFATTTQFFPTSFETPSIIPNLTTEIKTTRNDTTAISMAPSSSATSPSMSTLRHVTSTLIQTSSFVPSEETSQPNISDFLPPSTATSAPSQETPFSTVASLHPFHTTKSGFLVETSHYPVTTMVTVLSSVMNTTELDYIWDIAGGHQERRSTSHKENPVVLFCLLLFSWCLASCLLLIVSTCLLLYWIWRLYFKFYRPAKKLLLKPPNVRLIRYSTLLRNEEGKSTSWLNDTLEHPRIEEADFCEPEDLCSSNEVGRMSSISLNEGLEGSAF, encoded by the coding sequence ATGAAAGCAAGTCTCTTCCTTTGCACCCTTCTCCTAATGCCTCCACCCCTGCCAACAAATAAAAGCTGTACAAGTGACAAGGACCCTGACAACAGAGCTAGAGTGACCTGTGTAAAGGGTGGGTTAACAGCAGTGCCCAGTTCCCTGCCAGACACCACAGAGGTCCTGATCCTACACTTCAACAGTTTCACCACCATTTCTTGGGAGGTGTTTGCTGGCTTTCCTCAGCTGTTTGAGCTGGACCTTTCCCATAATCATATTAGTTTATTGGAGAAGGGGAATCCTCCATCTGTTGGGCCCGGTGATGGTGGGGTCAGCTCTTGGAATCTTGGAAAGCTTGCCAAACTACACTTGGTTAACAACAGCATCTCCACCTTGGCTGAAGATATCTTCCAGCCTTTCCCAAACCTGATGGAACTCTTCCTCTCAGGCAACAAAATTAAGATATTCCCGGAGCAGATCTTTAATGGTTTGAATATGCTGGAAAAGTTGGACATCTCCTCCAATTCAATTAAGGTTCTGCCAGCTGATCTAATCAATCATTTACCAAAGCTAAAACACTTTGATGTGCAAGACAACCAAATGCAAATCCTCCCTGATGGTTTCTTCCCAGATCGGGAAATTCCCTATGTATTCCTGGGAGGAAACCACTGGTTCTGCAGTTGTAAGATGGAGTACTTGAGAAATTGGGTGGAAGAGCAGTCCCATAACATTTACATGTTAACTAATGGCTCGATTGAAAATAGCCCAGAGAGTGTGTTCTGCTCTGGACCAGCACGTTTACAAAAACATGAAGTACAGAATTTAGAGAATAGTGACATCTGTCCAGCTGATGACATAGTAGAACCATTTGCTACTACTACACAGTTCTTTCCAACAAGTTTTGAAACTCCTTCAATCATTCCAAATTtaacaactgaaataaaaacGACGAGGAATGACACCACTGCTATCAGTATGGCACCTTCTTCCTCAGCGACCTCCCCTAGCATGTCTACTTTGAGACATGTCACCAGTACTTTGATACAAACTTCTTCTTTTGTACCTTCAGAAGAGACTTCCCAACCCAACATCAGTGATTTTTTGCCACCCTCTACGGCCACATCAGCTCCTTCACAGGAGACCCCCTTCTCAACTGTTGCTTCCCTACACCCATTCCATACGACAAAATCAGGATTCCTAGTAGAAACCTCCCACTATCCTGTTACCACCATGGTAACTGTCCTTTCTAGTGTCATGAACACCACCGAGCTAGACTATATCTGGGATATTGCAGGAGGTCACCAAGAGAGAAGAAGCACCTCTCACAAGGAAAACCCCGTTGTCCTTTTCTGTCTGCTGCTCTTCAGCTGGTGCTTAGCCTCTTGCCTCCTCCTTATagtctccacctgccttcttCTGTACTGGATATGGCGGCTGTACTTCAAGTTCTACAGGCCTGCTAAGAAGCTCCTGCTTAAACCACCAAACGTCCGACTGATCCGGTACAGCACACTTCTGAGAAACGAAGAAGGAAAGTCCACCTCCTGGTTAAATGACACACTAGAGCACCCAAGAATAGAGGAGGCTGATTTTTGTGAACCTGAAGATCTTTGCTCTTCCAACGAAGTGGGAAGAATGTCCTCCATCAGTCTGAATGAGGGCCTCGAGGGCTCTGCTTTCTAG